A single region of the Lycium barbarum isolate Lr01 chromosome 2, ASM1917538v2, whole genome shotgun sequence genome encodes:
- the LOC132628374 gene encoding uncharacterized protein LOC132628374, translating into MPLAGGCLNLANLTIWNKAATAKMCWDLEHKQDKLWIKWIHSYYIKGQDFNTYPVPQQACWMTRKIMSSRVVTTQLHSDHTSSKSLIRQGYLQLLGDYPRMEWKRLMFKNDARPKDKFMMWLHMHGVMRINDRLIRWGMEVNPECAFCQLQNESREHLFMLCYYTKALWNRVMQWSARTYTATYSWGQYVQWAVQNSKEKSQDATIFKLVFAEVVNAIWLERNARVFEKRRRHWEALAREVAFVSCVRASVGSRTKLQQLHF; encoded by the coding sequence ATGCCACTGGCTGGGGGTTGCCTGAATCTAGCCAACCTAACAATCTGGAACAAAGCTGCTACTGCAAAGATGTGTTGGGACCTGGAGCATAAACAAGATAAACTGTGGATAAAATGGATCCATTCATACTATATTAAAGGGCAAGATTTCAACACCTATCCAGTACCCCAACAAGCTTGTTGGATGACTCGGAAGATAATGAGTTCTAGAGTCGTAACTACACAGTTACACTCTGACCATACCAGCTCCAAAAGCTTAATTAGACAAGGGTACTTGCAGCTGCTTGGCGACTATCCTAGAATGGAGTGGAAAAGGCTGATGTTCAAGAATGATGCAAGGCCTAAGGATAAGTTCATGATGTGGCTGCATATGCATGGTGTTATGAGGATAAATGATAGGTTGATTCGGTGGGGAATGGAAGTTAATCCTGAATGTGCATTCTGCCAACTACAAAATGAATCGAGGGAACATCTGTTTATGTTGTGCTACTATACCAAGGCACTATGGAATAGAGTTATGCAATGGTCAGCCAGGACTTACACAGCTACTTATAGCTGGGGGCAATATGTTCAATGGGCTGTCCAAAACAGCAAAGAAAAATCTCAAGATGCTACAATCTTCAAGCTGGTATTTGCGGAAGTAGTTAATGCTATATGGCTTGAAAGAAATGCAAGAGTATTCGAGAAGAGAAGGAGGCATTGGGAGGCCTTAGCAAGAGAAGTTGCCTTTGTTTCATGTGTCAGAGCCTCAGTGGGGAGCAGAACAAAACTGCAGCAGCTACATTTCTAA